The following proteins are encoded in a genomic region of Drosophila bipectinata strain 14024-0381.07 chromosome XL, DbipHiC1v2, whole genome shotgun sequence:
- the LOC138926484 gene encoding uncharacterized protein, translated as MGKDPSAVVLATALAFCAFCPFFARCDETELDIKKGIASLSKILVKYQAEFDRKVRFAQLQKAIGEIDKVMLEYNGIAKVKMPLIRSLNSAARLNYQNCVDPVFHWCRSINSTFDIFIRIFGDSNVSVTCKNIIWIQTVSALESGLENTGKSLEFLTNFRDTLGELKNAFKEMLHYVRDDFSPGGFYSEEKVELRKRNNRVRVGALFDAIGALVFGPIGLLLGLTFDLASFGITSEVQWNQKKTYEEQIVLIEHFFTVLTKEIENASEIVQDIESSLDEDRTNLHKLKGEMEGANNKKIVLMSDMPLRRVEFISNIQNLNDSCAEFVKWLEYDAPIYQMINSRMRLVPSTFYENEPSPA; from the exons ATGGGAAAGGATCCTTCTGCCGTCGTTTTGGCAACGGCACTTGCATTTTGTGCCTTTTGTCCTTTCTTTGCCAGGTGCGATGAGACCGAGCTTGATATCAAAAAAGGCATAGCAAGTTTGTCGAAAATCCTGGTGAAATATCAAGCCGAGTTCGATAGGAAGGTGAGGTTTGCGCAGTTGCAGAAGGCCATCGGTGAGATTGATAAAGTCATGCTGGAATACAACGGCATAGCCAAGGTCAAGATGCCTCTCATTCGCTCGTTGAACTCCGCCGCCCGTCTTAACTACCAAAACTGTGTGGACCCAGTCTTCCATTGGTGCCGTTCCATCAACAGCACTTTCGATATATTCATCCGAATCTTTGGCGACAGCAACGTGTCGGTAACTTGTAAGAATATAATCTGGATCCAGACAGTGTCTGCTCTGGAATCGGGGCTCGAAAACACCGGAAAATCTTTGGAATTCCTCACCAATTTCCGAGACACTCTTGGAGAGCTCAAAAATGCGTTTAAAGAGATGTTGCATTATGTCCGCGACGATTTCAGTCCAGGAGGCTTCTACAGCGAAGAAAAAGTGGAACTGCGGAAGAGAAACAACAGAGTGAGAGTTGGCGCCTTGTTTGATGCGATCGGTGCCCTGGTTTTTGGACCGATTGGTCTTTTACTGGGCTTGACCTTTGATTTAGCCTCGTTTGGTATCACCTCAGAAGTTCAATGGAATCAAAAGAAAACCTACGAGGAGCAAATAGTGCTTATTGAGCATTTCTTCACGGTGCTGACGAAAGAGATTGAGAATGCCTCCGAAATAGTGCAAGATATTGAGAGTTCCTTGGATGAGGACAGAACCAATCTTCACAAGCTCAAAGGAGAAATGGAAGGCGCCAATAAT aaaaaaattgtattgatGTCTGATATGCCTCTCCGTCGAGTAGAATTTATTTCGAACATCCAAAATCTAAACGATAGCTGCGCCGAGTTCGTGAAATGGCTTGAATATGATGCTCCCATTTATCAGATGATCAATTCCAGAATGCGTTTAGTACCCTCCACATTCTACGAAAACGAGCCATCGCCCGCTTAA
- the LOC138925897 gene encoding uncharacterized protein, with the protein MIPVSRFQIPDLYMVFEIHAFIRTEGHGYIDSVRFIPINLNHCEVSHSLLEQVLREKRADIALISEPYKKGETQNYILDSSKAAAIRAPSRQPENLQTGEGFIRAKVVIAGDFNAWAEEWGSSRTNARGRTLQETFAILDVALLNTSSQNTFSKAGYGSIVDLTFCSSGLFRRAMWSLCDDYTASDHNYIARGIEDRAQASTIAKPTRFNPATVQPQIFAQELNIPDPSGVAERDIQNTLAAVLQACRASMRSCLAFKAP; encoded by the exons ATGATTCCAGTATCCAGATTTCAGATTCCAGATTTATATATGG tctttgagatccacgcgttcatacggacagagggacatggctatatcgactcggtgAGGTTCATTCCGATTAACCTCAACCACTGCGAAGTATCCCATAGCTTACTCGAGCAGGTTTTAAGGGAGAAGCGGGCAGATATAGCCCTAATAAGTGAGCCGTATAAGAAAGGCGAGACGCAAAACTACATTCTGGACTCCTCCAAGGCAGCAGCTATCAGGGCGCCAAGCAGACAACCCGAAAACTTACAAACCGGCGAAGGTTTCATCCGGGCCAAG GTGGTGATCGCAGGCGATTTCAACGCCTGGGCGGAGGAATGGGGCTCATCGCGCACCAACGCCAGGGGTCGCACCCTCCAAGAGACCTTTGCGATTCTTGACGTAGCCCTCCTGAACACCAGCTCCCAAAACACGTTCAGCAAGGCGGGGTACGGTTCAATCGTGGACCTTACCTTCTGCAGCAGCGGTCTGTTTCGGAGGGCAATGTGGTCCCTCTGTGATGACTATACTGCGAGCGACCACAACTATATAGCCCGCGGCATCGAGGATAGAGCGCAAGCCTCCACAATAGCGAAACCAACAAGGTTCAATCCGGCTACGGTGCAACCGCAAATATTCGCGCAGGAACTAAATATCCCAGATCCTTCGGGCGTCGCTGAACGCGATATTCAGAACACCTTGGCTGCGGTTCTACAGGCCTGCCGAGCCAGCATGAGGTCTTGCCTTGCATTCAAGGCACCATGA